One genomic window of Streptomyces sp. NBC_01498 includes the following:
- a CDS encoding sugar ABC transporter permease, with protein sequence MSVDKTSAPVGLADDAPAPAAGAATVAVDPRLLVREQGFAGYLGEFKRKLRGGDLGSIPVVIGLIIIWAIFTSLNGNFLTAGNLTDISVAMVGTGMIAVGIVFVLLLGEIDLSVGSVSGVAGGVFAVLAVTHGMAEWLAFVLAILTGAVAGAIHGFFFARVGVPAFAVTLAGLLFWNGFMLQILGDNGTINLDRDGLVGKLTGYYFSDVAAAYGLAVVAVGAYFLSSFLDNRRRAAAGVPSRLLSEIIVRTALLAVLAFAVAIMFNQYKGLPLAVLIFLLVLVLTDFVLRRTSFGRKIFALGGSVEASRRAGISVVGVRVAVFSVAGTFAAIGGLFIASKIASANQGAGGGELLMNAIAAAVIGGTSLFGGRGRTWNALLGVLVITSIQYGLALQGIASPIQYMITGGVLLATVVIDAVTRKTQKTAGRA encoded by the coding sequence GTGAGCGTCGACAAGACCTCGGCACCGGTCGGCCTGGCCGACGACGCGCCCGCCCCGGCGGCGGGAGCCGCGACCGTCGCGGTCGACCCCCGTCTCCTCGTACGCGAGCAGGGCTTCGCCGGTTACCTCGGCGAGTTCAAGCGCAAGCTGCGCGGCGGTGACCTCGGTTCCATACCCGTCGTCATCGGCCTGATCATCATCTGGGCGATCTTCACCAGCCTCAACGGGAACTTCCTGACCGCCGGCAACCTCACCGACATCTCGGTCGCCATGGTCGGCACCGGCATGATCGCGGTCGGCATCGTCTTCGTCCTGCTGCTCGGCGAGATCGACCTGTCGGTCGGCTCGGTCAGCGGTGTGGCGGGCGGCGTCTTCGCGGTCCTCGCCGTCACCCACGGCATGGCGGAGTGGCTGGCGTTCGTCCTGGCCATCCTCACCGGCGCGGTGGCCGGCGCCATCCACGGCTTCTTCTTCGCCCGGGTGGGCGTCCCCGCGTTCGCCGTGACCCTGGCCGGTCTGCTGTTCTGGAACGGCTTCATGCTCCAGATCCTCGGCGACAACGGCACCATCAACCTGGACCGCGACGGCCTGGTCGGCAAGCTGACCGGCTACTACTTCTCCGACGTCGCCGCGGCCTACGGCCTCGCGGTGGTGGCGGTCGGCGCGTACTTCCTCTCCTCGTTCCTCGACAACCGCCGCCGGGCCGCCGCCGGTGTCCCCTCCCGGCTGCTGAGCGAGATCATCGTCCGTACGGCGCTGCTGGCGGTGCTGGCCTTCGCCGTGGCCATCATGTTCAACCAGTACAAGGGCCTGCCCCTGGCCGTGCTGATCTTCCTGCTCGTGCTGGTGCTGACGGACTTCGTGCTCCGCCGCACCTCGTTCGGACGGAAGATATTCGCGCTCGGCGGCAGCGTCGAGGCGTCCCGCCGCGCCGGTATCAGCGTCGTCGGCGTCCGCGTCGCGGTCTTCTCCGTCGCGGGCACCTTCGCCGCGATCGGCGGTCTCTTCATCGCCTCGAAGATCGCCTCCGCCAACCAGGGAGCCGGCGGCGGTGAGCTGCTGATGAACGCCATCGCGGCGGCCGTCATCGGCGGCACCAGCCTCTTCGGCGGCCGGGGCCGCACCTGGAACGCGCTGCTCGGTGTGCTGGTCATCACGTCGATCCAGTACGGGCTCGCCCTCCAGGGCATCGCCTCGCCGATCCAGTACATGATCACCGGTGGTGTGCTCCTGGCCACGGTCGTCATCGACGCCGTCACCCGGAAGACCCAGAAGACAGCGGGCCGCGCCTGA